One window from the genome of Marinobacter sp. LV10R510-11A encodes:
- a CDS encoding D-amino acid dehydrogenase, with protein MKRIAVIGGGITGITTAYTLAKRGLDVTVYEKHRYAAMETSFANGGQLSASNAEVWNNWQTVAKGIKWMFRNDAPLLVNPRPSWHKLSWFAEFVAAMPQYEKNTTETARLAIAARDFLFEWAQVEGIDFDLKKQGILHIYRDKAGFDHAANVSKLLAAGGLERRAVSPEEMRAIEPTLAGTYYGGFFTESDSTGDIHKFTSGLAEAIQRLGVKTCYGHTVTELSADQTNAWVTSFDGEQQTRETYDGVVICAGVGSRDLAAKLGDRVNIYPVKGYSITVELDDEVSQNAAPTVSLLDDATKLVTSRLGDTRFRVAGTAEFNGYNRNIRDDRIQPLTRWVEQCFPGVCTRRVVPWAGLRPMLPNMMPRVGPGSLPTVFYNTGHGHLGWTLSAITAEMLADTVEAASAGHTVSATR; from the coding sequence ATGAAGCGAATTGCCGTAATTGGGGGTGGTATTACCGGTATCACGACCGCATACACGCTTGCCAAGCGTGGTTTGGATGTCACAGTTTACGAGAAGCACCGTTATGCGGCGATGGAAACCTCCTTCGCCAACGGTGGACAACTTTCGGCGTCCAATGCCGAGGTCTGGAATAACTGGCAGACTGTCGCCAAAGGCATTAAGTGGATGTTTCGCAACGACGCCCCATTGCTGGTCAACCCCAGGCCTTCTTGGCATAAGTTGAGCTGGTTTGCCGAGTTTGTTGCCGCGATGCCCCAGTACGAAAAAAACACCACCGAAACCGCACGTTTGGCGATTGCCGCCCGTGACTTCCTTTTTGAGTGGGCGCAAGTAGAAGGTATCGATTTCGACCTCAAGAAGCAGGGTATTTTGCATATCTATCGAGACAAAGCCGGTTTCGATCACGCGGCGAACGTCTCAAAACTGTTGGCCGCTGGAGGCCTAGAGCGCCGGGCTGTCTCTCCCGAGGAAATGCGTGCAATCGAACCCACCTTGGCCGGCACCTATTACGGTGGTTTTTTTACCGAAAGCGATTCAACCGGTGATATCCACAAGTTCACCAGCGGTCTGGCAGAGGCCATCCAACGTCTTGGGGTCAAAACCTGCTACGGACACACGGTAACCGAACTGAGTGCGGATCAAACCAATGCGTGGGTAACCTCATTTGACGGCGAACAGCAAACCCGTGAAACCTACGATGGCGTGGTGATTTGTGCAGGCGTTGGTAGCCGGGACCTGGCCGCGAAACTGGGAGACCGCGTTAATATTTATCCGGTCAAGGGCTATTCCATTACCGTTGAGCTGGACGACGAGGTTTCTCAAAACGCAGCGCCGACCGTCAGCCTGCTCGACGATGCCACCAAGCTGGTCACCAGCCGGCTGGGTGATACGCGTTTCCGGGTGGCGGGTACGGCCGAATTTAACGGGTACAACCGCAATATCCGGGATGATCGGATTCAACCGCTCACCCGTTGGGTAGAGCAATGCTTCCCAGGGGTCTGTACCCGGCGTGTTGTGCCTTGGGCGGGGCTGCGCCCCATGTTGCCCAATATGATGCCGCGAGTAGGGCCAGGCAGCCTTCCTACCGTGTTCTATAACACGGGCCATGGTCACCTGGGCTGGACCCTGTCGGCAATCACGGCTGAGATGCTGGCTGATACCGTTGAAGCCGCATCGGCTGGCCATACGGTCAGCGCTACCCGCTAG
- a CDS encoding nuclear transport factor 2 family protein, which yields MQPKTIVEQFIADIHAQRFDEAKTLLVAEGFEYVGPNMRFLSPDDIMSYQFGMAAIQKNLILRQLSADGEHVFAILDYQTNFEPIGDVRLAVWFRVRDDKIHTMEAFYNAAVVENMLGGTSLQPAESTGVSPAV from the coding sequence ATGCAGCCGAAAACCATCGTGGAGCAGTTTATCGCTGACATCCATGCCCAGCGTTTTGATGAGGCAAAAACCTTGTTGGTTGCTGAAGGGTTTGAATATGTCGGGCCGAATATGCGCTTTCTTAGCCCGGATGACATAATGTCCTATCAATTCGGTATGGCCGCCATCCAGAAAAACCTAATTCTCCGTCAGCTCAGTGCCGACGGTGAGCACGTGTTCGCGATCCTGGATTATCAGACCAACTTTGAACCGATTGGGGATGTGCGGCTTGCCGTCTGGTTTCGTGTGCGGGACGACAAGATCCACACGATGGAAGCCTTCTATAATGCGGCAGTGGTTGAAAACATGCTGGGAGGCACCTCCCTTCAGCCCGCTGAATCCACGGGGGTCTCGCCGGCGGTATAA
- a CDS encoding YajD family HNH nuclease, which produces MSQNVGDTSKLDKLLAEQREYIAKREGGYRERALKIYPWVCGRCAREFTRINLRELTVHHVDHDHDNNPSDGSNWELLCVYCHDEEHSKFEDFVRYGGSSEKRREAATHNPFAGLKEALEKKN; this is translated from the coding sequence GTGAGCCAGAACGTCGGCGACACAAGCAAGCTGGATAAGTTACTGGCTGAGCAGCGTGAGTACATCGCGAAACGCGAAGGCGGTTATCGTGAACGCGCCCTGAAAATATACCCGTGGGTGTGCGGGCGTTGCGCCCGCGAGTTTACCCGCATAAATTTGCGGGAGCTAACCGTGCACCATGTTGATCATGATCACGACAATAATCCCTCCGATGGCAGTAACTGGGAGTTATTGTGCGTGTACTGTCACGATGAAGAGCACAGTAAGTTTGAAGATTTCGTGCGCTACGGTGGCAGTTCGGAGAAAAGGCGAGAAGCGGCTACGCACAATCCGTTTGCCGGCCTTAAGGAAGCACTTGAGAAGAAAAACTGA
- a CDS encoding cold-shock protein, with the protein MSKGTVKWFNPDKGFGFITPEDGSKDLFVHYSEIQADGGFATLNDGQAVEFEVGEGQKGPCANKVVPL; encoded by the coding sequence ATGAGTAAGGGTACAGTTAAGTGGTTTAATCCAGATAAAGGCTTTGGCTTTATTACTCCAGAAGACGGAAGCAAGGATTTGTTTGTTCATTATTCTGAAATTCAAGCAGACGGCGGATTCGCAACATTGAATGACGGCCAAGCTGTTGAATTCGAAGTTGGCGAAGGTCAAAAAGGCCCGTGTGCAAATAAAGTGGTTCCACTTTAA
- a CDS encoding YkgJ family cysteine cluster protein, producing the protein MYKNRDIIARLRERIPTFECVKGCHDCCGPVTTSSEEMSRLPVKTDAEHEAALNDLSCVHLGPNGCTVYGERPLVCRLFGTTPSMPCPNDRRPENMVEPEIERQVHHYIANTRQVLV; encoded by the coding sequence ATGTATAAAAATCGAGATATTATCGCGAGACTGCGCGAGCGCATTCCAACGTTCGAGTGTGTGAAAGGTTGTCACGATTGCTGCGGTCCGGTAACCACGTCTTCAGAAGAAATGTCGCGCCTGCCGGTGAAAACTGACGCCGAACATGAAGCGGCGCTAAATGACCTGAGTTGCGTACACCTTGGCCCTAATGGTTGCACTGTTTACGGGGAGCGTCCTTTGGTCTGCCGATTGTTCGGCACAACACCAAGTATGCCCTGCCCAAACGATCGCCGCCCAGAAAATATGGTTGAGCCTGAAATTGAGCGACAGGTTCATCACTACATTGCTAACACTCGTCAAGTATTGGTGTAA
- a CDS encoding CsbD family protein, translated as MNNDIIEGNWKQLKGKVRENWGKLTDDDVDEIAGRRDHFVGKVQEKYGMKKDEAEKEWEKISDF; from the coding sequence ATGAATAATGACATCATTGAAGGTAACTGGAAGCAACTCAAAGGTAAGGTACGCGAGAATTGGGGCAAGTTAACAGACGACGATGTAGACGAAATCGCCGGCCGCCGCGACCACTTTGTTGGCAAAGTTCAAGAGAAGTACGGCATGAAAAAAGATGAAGCTGAGAAAGAATGGGAAAAGATTTCTGACTTCTAA
- a CDS encoding DUF1499 domain-containing protein: protein MLSKTNSSRRGGKWPLVTALLSVIVLITAAMLMVGSGVAYKAEWIGLGTSFTWLRQGAQLSVAAAAAGLIALVVGGICRRWRPALTGALVSLAVVAMIAMPMQLKQRAQSVPPIHDITTDMENPPEFKALAAAREEAPNAVDYPGEDTARQQRAGYPQLKSIVLNMQLADAMDAATATVQKRGWEVAETTESTIEATATTRWFGFKDDVVIRMTETGTGVQVDMRSASRVGKSDVGTNAERIQAFLEDLASRRVVVNAQHGYTLKV from the coding sequence ATGCTTTCAAAAACAAACTCATCCCGCCGTGGCGGAAAATGGCCGTTGGTTACCGCCTTGCTTAGTGTGATTGTGCTGATAACAGCAGCGATGCTGATGGTTGGTTCCGGGGTAGCCTACAAGGCTGAGTGGATAGGATTAGGCACGTCTTTCACATGGCTGCGCCAGGGTGCGCAACTTTCGGTAGCTGCCGCCGCGGCAGGCCTGATAGCACTGGTTGTTGGTGGAATCTGCCGCCGGTGGCGTCCGGCACTCACCGGTGCACTCGTGAGCTTGGCGGTGGTCGCAATGATCGCCATGCCCATGCAGCTGAAACAGCGAGCCCAAAGCGTACCTCCCATCCACGATATCACCACTGACATGGAAAACCCTCCCGAATTTAAGGCGTTAGCCGCGGCTCGTGAGGAAGCGCCTAATGCAGTGGACTACCCCGGAGAAGACACGGCGCGCCAGCAACGTGCAGGCTATCCGCAATTAAAATCGATCGTTCTCAATATGCAGCTGGCAGACGCGATGGACGCCGCCACAGCAACTGTTCAGAAGCGTGGCTGGGAGGTTGCAGAAACCACCGAGAGCACCATCGAAGCGACGGCGACCACGCGTTGGTTCGGTTTCAAAGATGACGTAGTGATCCGCATGACTGAGACGGGAACCGGCGTGCAAGTTGATATGCGTTCCGCCTCAAGGGTAGGGAAGAGCGACGTAGGCACCAATGCCGAGCGGATTCAGGCGTTTTTGGAGGACCTGGCGAGCCGGCGAGTCGTTGTTAATGCACAACATGGGTATACTCTGAAGGTATAG
- a CDS encoding DksA/TraR family C4-type zinc finger protein: MAGGWARDGAVQDQIDASVEDAVAEARSRLSTGESAEFCEECDCPIPEARRKAIPGVRLCVTCQAELEKQDTASGGINRRGSKDSQLR, from the coding sequence ATGGCTGGTGGATGGGCCCGCGATGGGGCTGTGCAGGATCAGATTGATGCAAGTGTGGAAGATGCCGTTGCCGAGGCTCGTAGCCGGTTGAGCACAGGTGAAAGCGCGGAATTCTGTGAAGAATGCGACTGCCCTATTCCGGAAGCGCGGCGCAAAGCCATTCCCGGTGTTCGCCTGTGCGTAACCTGCCAAGCAGAGCTGGAAAAGCAGGACACGGCTTCAGGTGGCATCAACCGCCGAGGCAGTAAAGACAGCCAGCTGCGATAG
- a CDS encoding class I fructose-bisphosphate aldolase: protein MTTQSELLSTIQELVQPGRGILAADESDPTIAKRFNAVDVEPTEDKRREYRSLIFSTPGIGEFISGVILFEETLGQKSLDNVPMAKLLESQGIVPGIKVDKGKKPLTNAPGDEITYGLDGLDDRLEVYKNQGARFAKWRGVYNISNTLPSRAAMEANAEMLARYAALCQSMGIVPIVEPEVLIDGDHTIERSAEVNEAVITEVFNALRRHSVQLETMILKPSMVTPGKECAKASPEEVAEATLRVFRKIVPAAVPGISFLSGGQTPEEATLNLNALNSLGQLPWHLSFSYGRALQEPAQKAWAGNLSNRSDTQSAMLKRARLNSAATKGQYTSDMET from the coding sequence ATGACTACTCAAAGCGAACTGCTTTCAACGATTCAGGAGCTTGTTCAGCCAGGCAGAGGCATTCTTGCGGCCGATGAAAGTGACCCCACCATCGCCAAGCGTTTCAACGCTGTTGATGTTGAACCCACAGAAGATAAGCGCCGGGAATACCGCAGCCTGATTTTCTCCACGCCGGGGATTGGGGAGTTCATCAGTGGTGTGATTCTTTTTGAGGAAACCCTTGGCCAGAAAAGTCTGGATAACGTGCCGATGGCAAAGCTGCTGGAAAGTCAGGGTATTGTGCCAGGCATTAAGGTAGACAAGGGAAAGAAGCCCCTGACCAACGCCCCCGGTGATGAAATAACCTATGGCTTAGACGGCCTAGACGACCGATTGGAAGTCTACAAAAACCAGGGTGCCCGCTTTGCCAAGTGGCGCGGTGTGTACAACATTTCTAACACCTTGCCTTCACGCGCGGCGATGGAAGCCAACGCTGAAATGTTAGCCAGGTACGCCGCACTCTGCCAATCCATGGGCATTGTACCGATTGTGGAGCCAGAGGTTTTAATTGATGGCGATCACACCATCGAACGGTCTGCGGAAGTGAACGAAGCGGTCATTACAGAGGTTTTCAACGCACTTCGCCGTCACAGCGTGCAACTGGAAACGATGATTCTGAAACCCAGCATGGTAACCCCTGGCAAGGAATGTGCGAAGGCATCGCCGGAGGAAGTGGCGGAAGCCACGTTGCGGGTATTCCGCAAAATTGTGCCTGCGGCGGTTCCAGGTATCAGCTTTCTTTCGGGCGGGCAAACGCCTGAAGAAGCCACGCTCAACCTGAACGCCCTGAACAGCCTGGGGCAGCTTCCTTGGCACCTGAGCTTTTCCTACGGCCGCGCGCTGCAAGAACCCGCACAAAAAGCATGGGCCGGAAACCTGAGCAATCGTTCAGACACCCAATCCGCCATGCTCAAGCGGGCACGTTTAAACAGTGCCGCAACAAAAGGCCAGTATACTTCCGATATGGAAACCTGA
- a CDS encoding tRNA dihydrouridine synthase, which translates to MRIILAPMEGLVDAPIRETLTKVGGIDRCVTEFIRVTHGMLPPRIFYKYAPELNNRSLTQVGTPVAVQLLGSDPEMMGRHGLRAVELGATQVDINFGCPAKTVNKHKGGCVLMREPELMHEIVAAVRKAVPAHVPVTAKMRLGYDDRSMGVACAQALEAAGAEEIVIHARSKVDGYKPPAYWEEIAKAREAVKAKVIANGEIWTVADYWRCREVSGCEDVMIGRGLIARPDLARQIKASQQDVQVEDMTWLEAVVLVKEYAGVLQGWLEDKYVTGRIKQWLNLLRRGFPEAEALWPQARKIREVAPMLTCLEQAVPASVVASGAAVQAA; encoded by the coding sequence ATGCGAATCATCCTTGCCCCGATGGAAGGGCTGGTCGACGCACCTATCCGTGAAACCCTGACCAAAGTCGGCGGTATTGACCGGTGCGTAACCGAGTTCATTCGCGTGACTCACGGCATGTTGCCGCCCCGGATTTTTTACAAGTATGCGCCCGAGCTTAATAACCGGTCCCTCACTCAGGTGGGTACGCCCGTGGCTGTTCAGCTTTTGGGATCGGACCCCGAAATGATGGGTCGTCACGGGCTGAGGGCGGTGGAGCTGGGCGCCACTCAGGTGGATATCAATTTCGGTTGTCCTGCCAAAACAGTGAACAAGCACAAGGGTGGATGTGTGCTGATGCGGGAGCCGGAGTTGATGCATGAGATTGTAGCGGCGGTACGTAAAGCCGTTCCCGCACATGTTCCGGTAACAGCGAAGATGCGCTTAGGGTATGACGATCGCTCTATGGGTGTCGCCTGCGCTCAAGCGCTGGAAGCGGCCGGAGCAGAAGAAATTGTTATTCATGCGCGCAGTAAGGTGGATGGCTACAAACCGCCGGCGTACTGGGAAGAAATCGCCAAGGCCCGGGAAGCGGTGAAGGCCAAAGTGATCGCCAACGGCGAGATCTGGACCGTGGCAGATTACTGGCGTTGCCGTGAGGTTTCCGGTTGTGAGGATGTGATGATCGGCCGGGGCCTGATTGCGCGGCCAGACTTGGCGCGACAGATCAAAGCCAGCCAGCAGGATGTACAGGTTGAAGATATGACTTGGCTAGAAGCGGTGGTACTGGTGAAAGAATACGCCGGAGTGCTTCAAGGTTGGCTGGAAGACAAGTACGTGACCGGTCGCATTAAACAGTGGCTGAACTTGCTACGGCGGGGGTTTCCAGAAGCGGAAGCTCTGTGGCCCCAAGCCCGCAAAATTCGTGAGGTTGCGCCCATGCTGACGTGCCTTGAACAGGCTGTACCCGCTTCAGTTGTTGCTTCCGGGGCTGCCGTTCAGGCAGCCTGA
- the katG gene encoding catalase/peroxidase HPI, with protein MSENNTGGKCPVMHGATSTGNRSVMNWWPEGLNLDILHQHDRKTNPLGEDFDYREEVKSLDFEGIKKDLHALMTDSQDWWPADWGHYGGLMIRMAWHSAGTYRIADGRGGGGTGNQRFAPISSWPDNVSVDKARRLLWPVKKKYGNKISWADLIILAGTVAYESMGLPSYGFSFGREDIWHPEKDIYWGAEKEWLAPSDERYEDVDKPDTMENPLAAAQMGLIYVNPEGVNGQPDPLKTGEQIRVTFARMAMDDEETAALTAGGHTVGKCHGNGDASALGAVPEAADVEDQGMGWSNPNMQGKASMAVSSGIEGAWTTHPTKFDMGYFDLLFGYEWELKKSPAGAWQWEPIDMEEEVKPVDASDPSVHRNPIMTDADMAMKMDPKYRAICEKFMADPEYFRDCFASAWFKLTHRDLGPKARYIGPEVPAGDLIWQDPVPAGNTEYCEEVVKAKVAESGLSIGDMVSTAWDSARTYRGSDIRGGANGARIRLAPQKDWEGNEPARLAKVLKVYEQISADTGASVADVIVLAGSVGIEQAAKAAGHTIRVPFLKGRGDTTDEMTDAASFEPLEPVADAFRNWLKEDYVVKPEELLLDRAQLMGLTAPEMTVLIGGMRVLGTNYEGAKLGILSDREGQLTNDFFVNLTDMGNTWKPAGNNLYEIRDRKTDQVKWTASRVDLVFGSNSILRSYAEVYAQDDNQEKFVKDFVATWAKVMNADRFDIQK; from the coding sequence ATGTCTGAGAACAATACGGGTGGCAAATGCCCCGTGATGCACGGTGCTACGTCTACCGGAAACCGCAGTGTCATGAATTGGTGGCCAGAGGGTCTCAACCTCGACATCCTGCACCAGCACGATCGCAAGACCAACCCGCTTGGCGAAGACTTTGATTATCGTGAAGAGGTTAAAAGTCTCGACTTTGAAGGAATCAAAAAAGATCTCCACGCACTGATGACAGACAGCCAAGATTGGTGGCCGGCAGACTGGGGTCACTATGGTGGGCTGATGATCCGTATGGCCTGGCACTCAGCGGGCACCTACCGCATTGCGGACGGCCGTGGCGGCGGTGGCACCGGAAACCAGCGGTTTGCACCGATCAGCTCCTGGCCGGATAACGTCAGCGTAGATAAGGCCCGCCGTTTGCTGTGGCCGGTCAAGAAGAAGTATGGCAACAAAATTAGCTGGGCTGACCTGATTATTCTGGCCGGCACAGTAGCCTATGAATCCATGGGCCTGCCTTCTTACGGCTTCTCTTTCGGCCGGGAAGACATCTGGCACCCGGAAAAAGACATCTACTGGGGCGCTGAGAAAGAATGGCTGGCGCCATCGGACGAGCGTTACGAAGACGTTGACAAGCCCGACACCATGGAAAACCCACTGGCAGCCGCGCAGATGGGTCTGATCTATGTGAACCCAGAAGGCGTGAATGGCCAGCCAGATCCGCTTAAAACAGGTGAGCAGATACGAGTAACCTTTGCCCGTATGGCGATGGACGATGAAGAAACTGCAGCCCTGACTGCTGGCGGACACACCGTTGGCAAGTGTCACGGTAATGGCGATGCCAGCGCGCTTGGCGCGGTGCCTGAAGCTGCCGATGTGGAAGACCAAGGCATGGGCTGGAGCAACCCCAACATGCAGGGCAAGGCCAGCATGGCAGTGTCTTCGGGCATTGAAGGCGCTTGGACCACACACCCAACCAAGTTTGACATGGGCTATTTCGACCTGCTGTTTGGCTATGAGTGGGAGCTGAAGAAGAGCCCGGCCGGTGCCTGGCAGTGGGAACCCATTGACATGGAGGAAGAGGTGAAGCCGGTGGATGCCAGCGATCCCTCAGTTCACCGGAATCCGATTATGACCGATGCGGACATGGCCATGAAGATGGATCCGAAGTACCGGGCCATCTGTGAGAAATTCATGGCCGACCCCGAGTACTTCAGGGACTGCTTCGCCAGTGCCTGGTTCAAGCTGACTCACCGCGATCTGGGGCCGAAAGCTCGTTATATTGGCCCGGAAGTACCGGCCGGAGACCTGATCTGGCAGGACCCCGTTCCAGCGGGTAACACGGAATACTGCGAAGAAGTGGTTAAGGCAAAGGTTGCCGAAAGTGGCCTGAGCATTGGCGACATGGTCAGCACCGCGTGGGACAGCGCACGCACCTACCGTGGCTCCGATATTCGCGGCGGTGCCAACGGTGCCCGCATCCGCCTAGCTCCGCAAAAAGACTGGGAAGGTAACGAGCCTGCGCGTCTGGCCAAGGTTTTGAAGGTGTACGAGCAGATTTCTGCTGACACCGGTGCCAGCGTGGCAGATGTGATTGTTCTGGCGGGTAGTGTGGGTATCGAGCAGGCTGCAAAAGCCGCCGGCCACACCATTCGCGTTCCGTTCCTGAAGGGCCGCGGCGATACCACTGACGAGATGACCGATGCGGCATCTTTCGAACCGCTGGAACCGGTAGCAGATGCCTTCCGTAACTGGCTGAAGGAAGATTATGTAGTCAAACCGGAAGAGCTGTTGCTCGACCGTGCTCAGTTGATGGGCCTTACTGCACCGGAAATGACCGTTCTGATAGGTGGTATGCGTGTGCTTGGCACCAACTATGAGGGTGCCAAGCTCGGCATTTTAAGCGACCGTGAAGGCCAGCTGACGAATGACTTCTTCGTTAACCTGACCGACATGGGCAATACCTGGAAGCCTGCGGGTAACAATCTCTATGAGATTCGCGACCGCAAGACCGACCAGGTTAAGTGGACCGCGAGCCGCGTGGACCTAGTGTTCGGTTCTAACTCCATCCTGCGCTCATACGCTGAAGTGTATGCCCAGGACGACAACCAGGAGAAGTTCGTGAAGGACTTTGTTGCTACCTGGGCCAAGGTCATGAACGCTGACCGTTTCGATATACAGAAGTAA
- a CDS encoding DUF2835 domain-containing protein: protein MHQIIVDISISPEEWIKLYQGVAVDVRTKARDGRSVCFPARILSRFYLLDGVRGSFRILFDDSGKFSSIERL from the coding sequence ATGCACCAGATTATTGTGGACATAAGCATCAGCCCTGAAGAGTGGATAAAGCTCTATCAGGGCGTTGCTGTCGATGTTCGCACTAAGGCCCGGGACGGGCGTTCCGTCTGTTTTCCGGCCCGAATTCTTTCCCGTTTTTATCTCCTGGACGGTGTGCGGGGTAGCTTCCGCATTCTGTTCGACGATTCCGGCAAGTTCTCCTCTATCGAAAGGCTTTGA
- the htpG gene encoding molecular chaperone HtpG, producing the protein MTVESQKETLGFQTEVKQLLQLMVHSLYSNKEIFLRELISNASDAEDKLRFAALKDNALYEGESELQIRLDFDKEANIITLADNGIGMTRDDVVQNLGTIARSGTAEFLQQLSGDEKKDSKLIGQFGVGFYSSFIVADKVDVFTRRAGAPVEEGVHWQSSGDGEFTIEQVVREKRGTEIVIHLKEEASDFADGFRLRNLVKKYSDHISFPVIMKSEPTEEGEESKDETVNDATALWTLPRTEIKDEEYKEFYKHIAHDFEDPLIWSHNKVEGKLDYTSLLYIPARAPFDMYNRDAPRGLKLYVHRVFIMDDAEQFLPLYLRFAKGVVDSSDLSLNVSREILQNDATVDSIRTALTKRVLDMLSKLSKKDADEYQKFWGEFGTVLKEGAAEDFSNREKIGGLLRFASTHTGESIQNVSLDQYIERMKEGQNKVYFITADNFMAAKSSPHLEVFRKKGIEVLILSDRIDEWMTGYLTEYDSKQLQDVARGDLDLGEVETEEDKKHKEEAAEEHKGLLERIKATLSDRVQEVRVTNRLTDSPACLVTADFDMGAQMKKIMEAAGQKVPDSKPIFEINVDHPLVQRLESEKGDERFNELSAVLLDQATLASGEQLQDPGAYVTRLNRLLLELAN; encoded by the coding sequence ATGACGGTTGAATCGCAAAAAGAGACGTTAGGCTTTCAGACCGAAGTGAAACAGCTACTTCAGCTGATGGTCCATTCCCTGTACTCAAATAAAGAAATCTTCCTCCGAGAGCTGATATCCAACGCCTCCGATGCCGAAGATAAATTGCGCTTTGCCGCCCTGAAAGACAACGCCCTATACGAAGGCGAGTCCGAACTACAGATCCGTCTCGACTTCGACAAAGAAGCCAACATCATCACCCTGGCCGATAACGGCATCGGCATGACCCGTGACGACGTTGTACAGAACCTAGGCACTATTGCCCGCTCGGGCACCGCAGAATTTCTCCAGCAGCTCTCCGGCGACGAAAAGAAAGACAGCAAACTTATCGGCCAGTTTGGTGTGGGCTTCTACTCTTCGTTTATCGTTGCCGACAAAGTGGATGTGTTCACCCGCCGCGCAGGCGCGCCAGTTGAAGAGGGCGTGCATTGGCAGTCCTCAGGTGACGGCGAATTCACCATTGAGCAGGTTGTCCGCGAAAAGCGCGGCACCGAGATTGTTATCCATCTCAAAGAAGAAGCCAGCGATTTTGCCGACGGCTTCCGCCTGCGCAACCTGGTGAAGAAGTACTCTGATCACATCTCCTTCCCAGTGATCATGAAATCTGAGCCGACGGAAGAAGGCGAAGAGAGCAAAGACGAAACCGTTAACGACGCAACCGCGCTGTGGACTTTGCCCCGTACCGAGATAAAGGACGAGGAATACAAAGAGTTCTACAAGCACATTGCTCACGATTTTGAAGATCCGTTGATCTGGTCTCACAACAAGGTTGAAGGCAAGCTCGACTACACCAGCCTGCTGTATATACCAGCCCGTGCGCCGTTTGATATGTACAACCGCGATGCGCCCCGTGGCCTGAAGCTGTACGTACATCGCGTGTTCATCATGGACGACGCCGAACAGTTCTTGCCGCTGTACCTGCGTTTCGCCAAGGGTGTAGTCGATTCCAGCGATCTGTCCCTGAACGTGTCCCGCGAGATTCTGCAGAACGATGCGACCGTGGATAGCATTCGCACCGCGCTTACCAAGCGTGTGCTGGACATGCTGTCGAAGCTGTCCAAGAAAGATGCAGACGAGTACCAGAAATTCTGGGGCGAGTTTGGCACCGTTCTTAAGGAAGGCGCGGCGGAAGACTTTAGCAATCGCGAGAAAATCGGCGGCCTGCTGCGTTTCGCCTCCACACACACAGGTGAGAGCATTCAAAACGTATCTCTGGACCAGTACATCGAGCGGATGAAAGAAGGTCAGAACAAGGTCTACTTCATTACTGCTGATAACTTTATGGCCGCCAAGAGCAGCCCGCACCTGGAAGTCTTCCGCAAGAAAGGCATCGAGGTTCTGATTCTCTCCGATCGTATCGACGAGTGGATGACGGGCTACTTGACCGAGTATGACAGCAAGCAACTCCAGGACGTTGCCCGTGGTGATCTTGATCTTGGCGAGGTGGAAACCGAGGAAGACAAGAAGCACAAGGAAGAAGCCGCGGAAGAGCACAAAGGCCTGCTCGAACGCATCAAAGCAACACTCAGTGACCGGGTTCAGGAAGTGCGGGTAACCAACCGCCTCACGGATTCACCGGCGTGCTTGGTAACGGCCGACTTTGATATGGGTGCTCAGATGAAGAAGATCATGGAAGCGGCGGGCCAGAAGGTTCCGGACAGCAAGCCGATCTTTGAAATCAACGTGGACCACCCGCTGGTTCAGCGCCTAGAAAGTGAGAAGGGCGATGAGCGCTTTAACGAGCTCTCTGCGGTTCTTCTGGACCAGGCCACACTGGCCAGCGGCGAGCAACTGCAGGATCCGGGCGCGTACGTAACCCGCCTGAACCGTCTGTTGCTGGAACTGGCTAACTAA